Proteins from a genomic interval of Diospyros lotus cultivar Yz01 chromosome 6, ASM1463336v1, whole genome shotgun sequence:
- the LOC127804559 gene encoding uncharacterized protein LOC127804559 — protein sequence MSGRRGRPSTRARGNWAIPTPVPRPIPEPAPVPTPTPPPAPATLAESVADLRQEVGELRGTMAAMLRHFENFMAHQGRQEQVPPGARNEPGLNENVNGQTSNPVPQEVEPHGVDGNTGSQLVRNFMALRPSEFRGGTDALAAEEWMMAMEKHLRTIGCSDTQKVQLATYLFRGGAERWWETVRQRFVGREPSWAEFRELFNANYFPAWVRDQKTYEFIELTQGNRTVAQYEEEFISLTRFAPELVCTEEKKASKFQRGLRVDIRFHLAGAQITNYATLVQRAHIIEKERSELRAVQAAARGSGSTRGQGNDRKRKGAPGFSGNVTDIPPCTTCGKRHRGVCKACYGCGQLGHMKNDCPQGKGITGNREVTCYRCGRKGHTFNVCRQQPQQGGQRYGNQGNKMGQWQSVPRLQGTAPPLAPPLRQGTTDISRPHTQGRAFALTSTEAEKGKDTVQGILSLYDIDVCVLFDTGSTHSFVAPRIVCHIPFSSTLLPYYLIVSTPGGVELVGSEIYRDCKIMVHDKELPGDLIILDIHDFDLILGMDWLSRHYAKVDCRCKVIHFESPHQPVISYRGIKPMSSTPMISAMKAKKLMRHGCEAYLAFVTTGKKNNTELSDIPVVREFPDVFPDELPGLPPLREVEFSIELMPGTQPVSKAPYRMALNELKELRVQLEELIEKGFVLPSASPWGAPVLFVRKKDGSMRLCIDYRQLNQVTLKNKYPLPRVDDLLDQLRGASVFSKINLKSGYHQVRVREGDIQKTAFRTRYGHYEFVVMPFGLTNAPAVFMDLMNRVFREYLDHFVIVFIDDILIYSPSLEEHENHLRLALQRLKEKQLYAKFSKCDFWQQQVGFLGHVVSNEGI from the coding sequence ATGAGTGGACGACGAGGAAGACCGTCGACCCGTGCCCGAGGCAACTGGGCCATCCCTACTCCAGTTCCTAGACCCATTCCTGAGCCTGCACCTGTTCCTACCCCTACACCTCCACCTGCACCGGCCACTCTAGCGGAGTCAGTGGCAGACTTGCGCCAGGAGGTTGGTGAGCTGAGGGGCACCATGGCTGCCATGTTGAGGCACTTCGAGAATTTTATGGCACATCAGGGAAGGCAAGAGCAAGTACCACCTGGAGCAAGGAATGAACCAGGCCTGAATGAGAACGTTAATGGTCAGACTTCAAACCCAGTGCCACAGGAGGTGGAGCCCCATGGAGTGGATGGCAATACCGGGAGCCAGTTGGTACGAAATTTCATGGCACTGAGACCTTCAGAGTTCCGTGGAGGGACCGACGCCTTGGCAGCAGAGGAGTGGATGATGGCAATGGAGAAACACCTCAGGACGATAGGGTGCAGTGACACCCAGAAGGTACAGTTGGCTACATATCTATTTCGAGGAGGAGCCGAGAGGTGGTGGGAGACAGTTCGACAGAGGTTTGTGGGCAGGGAGCCGTCATGGGCGGAGTTCAGAGAGCTTTTCAATGCCAACTACTTCCCAGCTTGGGTCCGAGATCAGAAGACATATGAGTTTATTGAGCTGACACAGGGCAATAGGACGGTGGCGCAGTATGAAGAGGAGTTCATCTCTCTGACACGATTCGCTCCTGAGTTGGTATGTACCGAGGAAAAGAAAGCATCCAAGTTCCAAAGAGGTCTGCGAGTGGACATCAGATTTCACCTAGCTGGTGCACAGATCACGAATTATGCTACACTGGTGCAGAGGGCACATATCATAGAGAAGGAGAGGAGTGAGCTAAGGGCAGTTCAGGCAGCCGCTAGGGGATCAGGTTCAACTCGGGGGCAAGGCAATGacaggaaaaggaagggagcaCCGGGGTTTTCTGGTAATGTAACTGACATTCCTCCCTGCACCACTTGTGGGAAGCGACATCGAGGTGTATGTAAGGCGTGCTATGGTTGCGGGCAGTTGGGGCACATGAAGAACGATTGTCCACAAGGGAAAGGTATAACGGGCAATAGGGAGGTGACTTGCTACCGGTGTGGAAGAAAGGGGCATACGTTTAACGTTTGCAGACAACAACCACAACAAGGAGGACAAAGGTATGGGAACCAAGGTAACAAGATGGGACAATGGCAATCAGTGCCGAGACTTCAAGGGACAGCACCACCATTGGCACCGCCACTAAGACAGGGCACCACAGACATTAGTCGACCCCACACCCAGGGACGAGCATTCGCTTTGACGTCAACAGAGGCAGAGAAGGGAAAGGACACTGTGCAAGGTATTCTCTCCCTATATGACATTgatgtgtgtgttttgtttgaCACGGGGTCTACACATTCATTTGTTGCACCTAGGATTGTGTGCCACATTCCATTTTCTAGTACATTGTTGCCTTATTACTTGATCGTGTCTACACCGGGAGGAGTCGAGTTAGTGGGGAGTGAAATCTATAGAGATTGTAAGATTATGGTGCATGATAAGGAGTTACCCGGGGATTTGATAATCTTAGACATACatgattttgatcttattttgggcATGGACTGGTTATCCCGACATTATGCCAAAGTGGATTGTAGATGTAAGGTTATCCACTTTGAGTCACCCCATCAGCCAGTCATATCGTATCGAGGCATTAAACCGATGAGTTCCACACCTATGATATCAGCGATGAAGGCTAAAAAATTGATGCGGCATGGATGTGAAGCATATTTGGCTTTTGTGACCACGGGTAAGAAGAACAATACAGAACTATCAGACATTCCAGTAGTCCGTGAGTTTCCTGATGTATTCCCTGATGAGTTACCAGGGTTGCCGCCACTGAGGGAGGTAGAGTTTTCCATAGAGTTGATGCCAGGAACCCAGCCAGTTTCCAAGGCACCTTATAGAATGGCCCTGAATGAATTAAAAGAATTGAGGGTGCAACTTGAGGAGTTGATTGAGAAGGGATTCGTTCTCCCTAGCGCTTCACCTTGGGGCGCTCCGGTCTTgtttgtgaggaagaaggatggatcCATGAGGTTATGCATAGACTATCGTCAATTGAACCAGGTAACGTTGAAGAACAAGTACCCTCTTCCTCGAGTTGATGATTTGTTGGACCAGCTACGTGGAGCCTCAGTCTTTTCTAAGATTAATTTGAAGTCAGGGTATCACCAAGTAAGGGTCAGAGAAGGAGACATTCAGAAGACTGCATTTCGTACTAGGTACGGCCACTACGAATTTGTggttatgccatttgggctgacgaATGCTCCGGCCGtctttatggatttgatgaataggGTTTTCAGGGAGTACTTGGATCATTTTGTCATTGTGTTCATCGATGATATTCTCATTTACTCGCCGAGCTTGGAAGAGCATGAGAACCATCTCAGGTTAGCCTTACAGAGACTTAaggaaaaacaattatatgccaagttcagtaagtgCGACTTCTGGCAACAACAGGTGGGATTCTTAGGGCATGTAGTATCCAATGAGGGCATTTAA